One Streptomyces sp. P9-A2 DNA window includes the following coding sequences:
- a CDS encoding MFS transporter translates to MSDAPTRPAAAGESAPPEPNAVVAVLAFGGIVVSLMQTLVIPIVGQLPAYLNASASDTAWAITATLLAAAVATPVMGRLGDMYGKRRMLLLSMSMLIIGSVVAGLSDSLTPMIVGRALQGLASGVIPLGISILRDELPAERLGSATAVISASLGVGGALGLPAAALIADNFDWHALFWVSAALGVVALALVFALVPESKVRTGGRFDVPGAIGMAAGLMCLLLAISKGADWGWGSGTTLGLFAAAVVILAAWGFYELRVTEPLVDLRVSARPQVLVTNAASVAIGFAMFSMSLVIPQLLQLPEQTGYGLGKSLLTAGLVMAPSGLVMMALAPVSALVSRAKGPKVTLMIGALIVSAGYGLNVVLMAEVWHFVLASCVIGAGIGFCYGAMPALIMGAVPASETGSANSLNTLMRSLGTSVASAVAGVVLAQMTTRLGAFAVPSEDAFRTVLALGSGAALVGFVVAAFIPRRHPEGPTVARAKSAENSTGAGTASAASAESAGVPAAKA, encoded by the coding sequence ATGTCCGACGCACCCACCCGGCCCGCCGCGGCCGGGGAATCCGCGCCGCCCGAACCCAACGCCGTGGTCGCCGTACTGGCCTTCGGCGGCATCGTCGTCTCGCTGATGCAGACGCTGGTCATCCCGATCGTGGGACAGCTGCCGGCGTACCTGAACGCCTCGGCGTCGGACACCGCCTGGGCCATCACCGCGACGCTGCTCGCCGCGGCCGTCGCGACACCGGTCATGGGGCGCCTCGGCGACATGTACGGCAAGCGGCGCATGCTCCTGCTCAGCATGAGCATGCTGATCATCGGCTCCGTGGTCGCCGGACTCAGCGACAGCCTGACCCCGATGATCGTCGGCCGCGCCCTGCAGGGCCTCGCGTCCGGTGTGATCCCGCTCGGCATCAGCATCCTGCGCGACGAACTCCCCGCCGAGCGGCTGGGATCGGCGACCGCGGTGATCAGCGCCTCGCTCGGCGTCGGCGGCGCCCTAGGCCTGCCCGCCGCCGCGCTCATCGCCGACAACTTCGACTGGCACGCGCTGTTCTGGGTCTCGGCCGCCCTCGGTGTCGTCGCGCTGGCCCTGGTGTTCGCCCTCGTACCGGAGTCGAAGGTGCGCACCGGCGGCCGGTTCGACGTGCCCGGCGCGATCGGGATGGCGGCCGGCCTGATGTGCCTGCTGCTCGCGATCTCCAAGGGTGCCGACTGGGGCTGGGGGAGCGGCACCACGCTCGGCCTGTTCGCGGCGGCCGTCGTCATCCTGGCGGCCTGGGGCTTCTACGAGCTGCGCGTCACCGAGCCGCTGGTGGACCTGCGGGTCTCGGCCCGCCCCCAGGTACTGGTGACCAACGCCGCCTCGGTGGCGATCGGCTTCGCGATGTTCTCCATGTCCCTGGTCATCCCGCAGCTGCTCCAGCTGCCGGAGCAGACCGGCTACGGCCTGGGCAAGTCACTGCTGACGGCCGGTCTGGTCATGGCCCCGTCCGGCCTGGTGATGATGGCGTTGGCCCCGGTCTCCGCACTCGTCTCCCGCGCCAAGGGGCCGAAGGTGACGCTGATGATCGGCGCCCTGATCGTCTCCGCGGGCTACGGGCTGAACGTCGTCCTCATGGCCGAGGTGTGGCACTTCGTGCTGGCGTCCTGTGTCATCGGCGCCGGTATCGGCTTCTGCTACGGGGCGATGCCCGCGCTCATCATGGGCGCCGTGCCCGCCTCCGAGACGGGCTCGGCGAACAGCCTCAACACCCTGATGCGGTCCCTGGGCACGTCCGTCGCCAGCGCCGTCGCCGGTGTCGTCCTGGCCCAGATGACCACGCGGCTCGGTGCGTTCGCGGTGCCGTCCGAGGACGCCTTCCGCACGGTGCTGGCGCTCGGCTCGGGTGCCGCGCTCGTCGGGTTCGTCGTAGCGGCCTTCATTCCGCGCCGGCACCCGGAGGGGCCGACCGTGGCGCGTGCGAAGAGCGCGGAGAACTCGACCGGGGCGGGGACCGCGTCCGCCGCGTCCGCCGAGTCCGCCGGGGTTCCGGCCGCCAAGGCGTAG
- a CDS encoding NADH:flavin oxidoreductase, which produces MTVTATETAARAAALLSRPTVINGLTVPNRIAMAPMTRMFSPGGVPGEDVVSYYARRAAAGVGLIVTEGTYVGHESAGLSDRVPRFHGEEQLAGWAKVADAVHAAGGTIVPQLWHIGMVREQGQAPYPDAPAIGPSGVRTDGTEGTGKAMTRADIDDVVGAFAQAAADAERIGFDGVELHGAHGYLIDQFLWAGTNRRTDAYGGDPVARTKFAADVVAAVRERVSPAFPVIFRFSQWKQDAYDARLAETPGELEAILAPLVAAGVDAFHASTRRYWLPEFEGSEMNLAGWAKKLTGRPAITVGSVGLNGEFMEAFQGRGAELRSLDNLLDRLERDEFDLVAVGRSVLQDPQWAAKVLGGRIDEIASYDAASLKTLN; this is translated from the coding sequence GTGACCGTCACCGCCACGGAGACCGCCGCCCGAGCCGCCGCGTTGCTCTCCCGTCCGACCGTGATCAACGGCCTGACCGTCCCGAACCGCATCGCGATGGCGCCGATGACCCGCATGTTCTCCCCGGGCGGCGTTCCCGGCGAGGACGTGGTGTCGTACTACGCCCGGCGGGCCGCCGCCGGTGTGGGGCTGATCGTCACCGAGGGCACGTACGTGGGGCACGAGTCGGCCGGTCTCAGTGACCGGGTGCCGCGGTTCCACGGGGAGGAGCAGCTGGCCGGCTGGGCGAAGGTCGCCGACGCGGTGCACGCGGCGGGCGGCACGATCGTGCCGCAGCTCTGGCACATCGGCATGGTCCGGGAGCAGGGGCAGGCACCGTATCCGGACGCCCCGGCGATCGGCCCGTCCGGCGTGCGCACGGACGGCACCGAGGGCACGGGCAAGGCGATGACGCGGGCCGACATCGACGACGTGGTCGGCGCGTTCGCGCAGGCCGCCGCGGACGCCGAGCGCATCGGCTTCGACGGCGTCGAACTGCACGGCGCCCACGGTTACCTCATCGACCAGTTCCTGTGGGCGGGCACCAACCGCCGTACCGACGCCTACGGCGGCGACCCGGTGGCGCGGACGAAGTTCGCCGCGGACGTCGTCGCGGCGGTCCGCGAGCGGGTCTCGCCCGCGTTCCCCGTCATCTTCCGCTTCTCGCAGTGGAAGCAGGACGCCTACGACGCCCGCCTCGCCGAGACCCCCGGGGAGCTGGAGGCGATCCTCGCCCCGCTCGTGGCGGCCGGTGTCGACGCCTTCCACGCCTCCACCCGCCGTTACTGGCTCCCGGAGTTCGAGGGCTCGGAGATGAACCTGGCCGGCTGGGCGAAGAAACTGACCGGCAGGCCCGCCATCACGGTCGGTTCGGTCGGCCTGAACGGGGAGTTCATGGAGGCGTTCCAGGGCCGGGGCGCGGAGCTCCGCAGTCTCGACAATCTCCTCGACCGGCTGGAGCGCGACGAGTTCGACCTCGTCGCGGTGGGCCGCTCGGTGCTCCAGGACCCGCAATGGGCGGCGAAGGTCCTCGGCGGACGCATCGACGAGATCGCGTCGTACGACGCGGCGTCGCTCAAGACGCTGAACTGA
- the groL gene encoding chaperonin GroEL (60 kDa chaperone family; promotes refolding of misfolded polypeptides especially under stressful conditions; forms two stacked rings of heptamers to form a barrel-shaped 14mer; ends can be capped by GroES; misfolded proteins enter the barrel where they are refolded when GroES binds) — protein sequence MAKIIAFDEEARRGLERGMNQLADAVKVTLGPKGRNVVLEKKWGAPTITNDGVSIAKEIELEDPYEKIGAELVKEVAKKTDDVAGDGTTTATVLAQALVKEGLRNVAAGANPMALKRGIEKAVEAVSGALLEQAKDVETKEQIASTASISAADTQIGELIAEAMDKVGKEGVITVEESQTFGLELELTEGMRFDKGYISAYFATDMERMEASLDDPYILIANSKIGSVKDLLPLLEKVMQSGKPLLIIAEDVEGEALSTLVVNKIRGTFKSVAVKAPGFGDRRKAMLGDIAILTGGEVISEEVGLKLENATVDLLGRARKVVITKDETTIVDGAGSTDQVQGRVNQIRAEIENSDSDYDREKLQERLAKLAGGVAVIKAGAATEVELKERKHRIEDAVRNAKAAVEEGIVAGGGVALLQASSVFEKLELEGDEATGANAVKLALEAPLKQIAVNAGLEGGVVVEKVRNLTPGHGLNAATGEYVDLVKEGIIDPAKVTRSALQNAASIAALFLTTEAVIADKPEKAGAAAPGGMPGGDMDF from the coding sequence ATGGCCAAGATCATCGCGTTCGACGAGGAGGCACGGCGCGGCCTCGAGCGCGGCATGAACCAGCTCGCGGACGCCGTCAAGGTGACGCTCGGCCCCAAGGGCCGCAACGTCGTCCTCGAGAAGAAGTGGGGCGCTCCCACGATCACCAACGATGGTGTGTCCATCGCCAAGGAGATCGAGCTCGAGGACCCGTACGAGAAGATCGGCGCCGAGCTGGTCAAGGAAGTCGCCAAGAAGACGGACGACGTCGCCGGTGACGGTACGACCACCGCGACCGTTCTCGCCCAGGCCCTGGTCAAGGAGGGCCTGCGCAACGTAGCCGCCGGCGCCAACCCGATGGCCCTCAAGCGCGGTATCGAGAAGGCCGTCGAGGCCGTCTCCGGTGCCCTGCTGGAGCAGGCGAAGGACGTCGAGACCAAGGAGCAGATCGCCTCCACGGCCTCCATCTCCGCCGCCGACACCCAGATCGGCGAGCTCATCGCCGAGGCCATGGACAAGGTCGGCAAGGAAGGCGTCATCACCGTCGAGGAGTCCCAGACCTTCGGTCTGGAGCTGGAACTCACCGAGGGTATGCGCTTCGACAAGGGCTACATCTCGGCGTACTTCGCCACCGACATGGAGCGTATGGAGGCGTCGCTCGACGACCCGTACATCCTGATCGCCAACTCCAAGATCGGCAGCGTCAAGGACCTGCTGCCGCTCCTGGAGAAGGTCATGCAGTCGGGCAAGCCGCTGCTGATCATCGCCGAGGACGTCGAGGGCGAGGCCCTGTCGACCCTGGTCGTCAACAAGATCCGCGGCACCTTCAAGTCCGTCGCGGTCAAGGCCCCGGGCTTCGGCGACCGCCGTAAGGCCATGCTCGGCGACATCGCCATCCTCACGGGCGGTGAGGTCATCTCCGAGGAGGTCGGCCTCAAGCTGGAGAACGCCACGGTCGACCTTCTGGGCCGTGCCCGCAAGGTCGTCATCACCAAGGACGAGACCACCATCGTCGACGGTGCCGGCTCGACCGACCAGGTCCAGGGCCGCGTGAACCAGATCCGCGCCGAGATCGAGAACAGCGACTCGGACTACGACCGCGAGAAGCTGCAGGAGCGCCTGGCGAAGCTCGCCGGCGGTGTCGCGGTCATCAAGGCCGGTGCCGCCACCGAGGTGGAGCTCAAGGAGCGCAAGCACCGCATCGAGGACGCCGTTCGCAACGCGAAGGCGGCCGTCGAGGAGGGCATCGTCGCCGGTGGCGGCGTGGCCCTGCTCCAGGCCTCCTCGGTGTTCGAGAAGCTGGAGCTCGAGGGTGACGAGGCGACCGGCGCCAACGCCGTGAAGCTCGCGCTCGAGGCCCCGCTGAAGCAGATCGCCGTGAACGCCGGCCTCGAGGGCGGTGTCGTGGTGGAGAAGGTGCGCAACCTGACCCCGGGCCACGGCCTGAACGCCGCGACCGGCGAGTACGTCGACCTGGTCAAGGAAGGCATCATCGACCCGGCCAAGGTGACGCGTTCCGCGCTGCAGAACGCCGCGTCGATCGCCGCGCTGTTCCTGACCACCGAGGCCGTCATCGCCGACAAGCCGGAGAAGGCCGGCGCGGCCGCTCCGGGCGGCATGCCGGGCGGTGACATGGACTTCTGA
- a CDS encoding cold-shock protein, which produces MAQGTVKWFNAEKGYGFIAVDGGADVFVHYSAIQMDGYRTLEEGQRVEFEISQGQKGPQADMVRVTA; this is translated from the coding sequence ATGGCTCAGGGCACCGTCAAGTGGTTCAACGCGGAGAAGGGATACGGCTTCATCGCGGTCGACGGTGGTGCGGATGTTTTCGTCCACTACAGCGCGATCCAGATGGACGGCTACCGCACCCTTGAAGAGGGTCAGCGGGTCGAATTCGAGATCTCGCAGGGCCAGAAGGGCCCACAGGCCGACATGGTTCGCGTCACCGCCTGA
- a CDS encoding MoaD/ThiS family protein, with product MSVTVRIPTILRTYTGGRAEVGAEGATLADVIADLEKSHAGIAARVLDDQGKLRRFVNVYVNDDDVRFEQGLQTATPDGAGVSIIPAVAGG from the coding sequence ATGAGCGTGACCGTTCGCATCCCCACCATCCTGCGCACCTACACCGGTGGCAGGGCCGAGGTCGGCGCCGAGGGCGCCACTCTCGCCGACGTCATCGCCGACCTGGAGAAGAGCCACGCCGGGATCGCCGCCCGGGTCCTCGACGACCAGGGCAAGCTGCGCCGCTTCGTCAACGTCTACGTCAACGACGACGACGTCCGCTTCGAGCAGGGCCTGCAGACCGCGACCCCGGACGGTGCGGGCGTGTCGATCATCCCGGCCGTCGCCGGCGGCTGA
- the thrC gene encoding threonine synthase, whose translation MAVQTVESTTESAAPSVDLGPAAALSCRECGHRVPLGPVFACQECFGPLEIAYDFSGHDTEELRRRIEAGPANIWRYAPLLPVPADVATKPNINPGWTKLVQADNLARELGVTGGLYVKDDSGNPTHSFKDRVVAQALEAARAFGFTTLSCSSTGNLAGAVGAAAARAGLRSCVFIPHDLEQGKVVMAAVYGGELIGIEGNYDDVNRFCSELIGDPAGEGWGFVNVNLRPYYAEGSKTLAYEICEQLGWRLPDQLVVPIASGSQLTKIDKGLRELIELGLVEDRPYKIFGAQAEGCSPVSTAYKAGHDVVRPQKPKTIAKSLAIGNPADGPYVLDIARRTGGAVEDVTDEQIVEAIRLLARTEGIFAETAGGVTVGVTKKLIENGDLDPALTTVVLNTGDGLKTLDAVADTGLTATIRPNLESFREAGLA comes from the coding sequence ATGGCTGTGCAGACTGTTGAAAGCACCACGGAATCCGCCGCGCCCTCGGTCGATCTCGGCCCCGCCGCCGCGCTGTCCTGCCGCGAGTGCGGCCACCGCGTACCGCTCGGTCCCGTCTTCGCCTGCCAGGAGTGTTTCGGCCCGCTGGAGATCGCCTACGACTTCTCGGGACACGACACCGAGGAACTGCGCCGGCGCATCGAAGCGGGCCCCGCGAACATCTGGCGCTACGCGCCCCTGCTGCCCGTCCCCGCCGACGTGGCGACCAAGCCGAACATCAACCCCGGCTGGACCAAGCTCGTCCAGGCCGACAACCTCGCCCGCGAACTCGGCGTCACCGGCGGCCTGTACGTCAAGGACGACTCCGGCAACCCGACGCACTCCTTCAAGGACCGGGTCGTCGCCCAGGCCCTCGAGGCCGCCCGCGCCTTCGGCTTCACCACCCTCTCCTGCTCCTCCACGGGCAACCTCGCCGGTGCCGTCGGCGCCGCCGCCGCCCGCGCCGGACTGCGCTCCTGCGTGTTCATCCCGCACGACCTGGAGCAGGGCAAGGTCGTCATGGCCGCCGTCTACGGCGGGGAGCTCATCGGCATCGAGGGCAACTACGACGACGTGAACCGTTTCTGCTCCGAGCTGATCGGCGACCCGGCCGGCGAGGGCTGGGGCTTCGTCAACGTCAACCTGCGGCCGTACTACGCCGAGGGCTCCAAGACCCTCGCGTACGAGATCTGCGAGCAGCTCGGCTGGCGGCTGCCCGACCAGCTCGTCGTCCCCATCGCCTCCGGCTCGCAGCTCACGAAGATCGACAAGGGGCTGCGGGAGCTGATCGAGCTCGGCCTCGTCGAGGACAGGCCGTACAAGATCTTCGGTGCCCAGGCGGAGGGCTGTTCGCCGGTGTCGACCGCGTACAAGGCGGGCCACGACGTCGTCCGGCCGCAGAAGCCGAAGACCATCGCCAAGTCGCTCGCCATCGGCAACCCCGCCGACGGCCCGTACGTCCTGGACATCGCGCGCCGTACCGGCGGCGCGGTGGAGGACGTGACGGACGAGCAGATCGTCGAGGCCATCAGGCTGCTCGCCCGGACCGAGGGCATCTTCGCCGAGACCGCGGGCGGCGTGACCGTCGGCGTCACGAAGAAGCTGATCGAGAACGGCGACCTGGACCCGGCCCTGACCACCGTCGTGCTCAACACCGGCGACGGCCTCAAGACGCTGGACGCGGTGGCCGACACCGGCCTGACCGCGACCATCCGCCCGAACCTGGAGTCGTTCCGAGAGGCCGGCCTCGCCTGA
- a CDS encoding glucosyl-3-phosphoglycerate synthase, with the protein MLEEVERWLADRSWSVTDRPVHRLLAAKRATGQTVSVVLPALNEEATVGGIVTAIRHELMLRVPLVDEIVVVDSGSTDRTSRAAAAAGATVVHRDAILPRIPAVPGKGEVLWRSLLVTRGDIVCFVDADLREFSADFVSGIVGPLLTEPDVQLVKAMYDRPLGSAAGQGGRVTELMARPLLNLHWPRLAGFVQPLGGEYAARRSLLERLPFPVGYGVELGMLVDALHLVGLDALAQVDVGVRRHRHQDGQALGRMAAAIYRTAHLRLARGHLVRPALTQFERTGAGFEPRTHPVDTEERPPMADIAEYRSRRVA; encoded by the coding sequence GTGCTGGAAGAAGTCGAGCGCTGGCTGGCCGACCGCTCCTGGTCCGTGACCGACCGCCCGGTGCACCGCCTCCTGGCCGCGAAACGCGCCACGGGACAGACGGTGAGCGTGGTGCTGCCCGCGCTCAACGAGGAGGCCACCGTCGGCGGGATCGTCACGGCGATCCGGCACGAGCTGATGCTGCGGGTCCCGCTGGTCGACGAGATCGTGGTCGTGGACTCCGGCTCGACCGACCGCACGTCGCGGGCGGCCGCCGCGGCGGGCGCGACCGTGGTGCACCGGGACGCGATCCTGCCCCGCATCCCCGCCGTGCCCGGCAAGGGCGAGGTGCTGTGGCGCTCCCTGCTGGTCACCCGGGGGGACATCGTCTGCTTCGTCGACGCGGACCTCAGGGAGTTCTCCGCCGACTTCGTCTCCGGCATCGTCGGCCCCCTGCTCACCGAACCGGACGTGCAGCTGGTGAAGGCCATGTACGACCGGCCCCTGGGCTCCGCGGCCGGCCAGGGGGGCAGGGTCACGGAGCTGATGGCGCGCCCGCTGCTCAACCTGCACTGGCCGCGGCTGGCCGGCTTCGTGCAGCCGCTCGGCGGCGAGTACGCGGCCCGCCGCTCGCTCCTGGAACGGCTGCCCTTCCCCGTCGGCTACGGCGTCGAGCTGGGCATGCTGGTCGACGCCCTGCACCTGGTGGGCCTGGACGCCCTCGCCCAGGTCGACGTCGGTGTCCGCAGACACCGCCACCAGGACGGCCAGGCCCTCGGCCGGATGGCCGCCGCGATCTACCGCACCGCCCACCTCCGCCTGGCCCGCGGCCACCTCGTCCGCCCCGCGCTCACCCAGTTCGAACGCACCGGCGCCGGCTTCGAGCCCCGCACCCACCCGGTGGACACGGAGGAACGGCCCCCGATGGCGGACATAGCCGAGTACCGGTCCCGCCGGGTGGCCTGA
- a CDS encoding alpha,alpha-trehalose-phosphate synthase (UDP-forming), with protein sequence MQAGQGAQVLVASNRGPVSYTVDEDGSLRARRGGGGLVSGLSAIGSDADSLWVCSALSDGDREAVRRGVGEDGVRMLDIPADVHADAYNGIANSVLWFVHHMLYQTPLEPVFDAEFRRQWASYESYNRAFAEALAEEAAQGAAVVVQDYHLTLVPGLLRELRPDLRIGHFSHTPWAPPEYFRMLPDDIAWQVLRGMLGADRLGFLTRRWADAFTACCERFADGLGRTAIGVHGLGADADFLRGRAHETDVEERIVALREEIGTAPDGTPRKTVVRVDRTELSKNIVRGLLAYRQLLDDRPEWRERVVHVAFAYPSRQDLAVYRDYTAEVQRVAEEINERYGTPGWRPVVLHVEDDFARSLAAYRLADVALVNPIRDGMNLVAKEIPILSDGGCALVLSREAGAYEELGEDAIAVNPYDVVETARALHEGLTMRPAERTERAKRLTEAATALPPQQWFLDQLNALRDGIR encoded by the coding sequence ATGCAGGCTGGTCAGGGTGCTCAGGTGCTGGTCGCGTCGAACCGCGGCCCCGTTTCGTACACGGTGGACGAGGACGGTTCGCTGCGGGCCAGACGGGGCGGCGGCGGACTGGTGTCCGGGCTGTCGGCAATCGGGTCGGACGCGGACTCGCTGTGGGTGTGCTCGGCACTGTCCGACGGCGACCGCGAAGCCGTGCGGCGCGGGGTCGGCGAGGACGGCGTGCGGATGCTGGACATCCCCGCGGACGTGCACGCCGACGCGTACAACGGCATCGCGAACTCGGTGCTGTGGTTCGTGCACCACATGCTGTACCAGACACCGCTGGAGCCCGTCTTCGACGCGGAGTTCCGCCGGCAGTGGGCGTCCTACGAGTCCTACAACCGGGCGTTCGCCGAGGCGCTGGCCGAGGAGGCGGCCCAGGGGGCCGCGGTCGTGGTGCAGGACTACCACCTGACACTGGTCCCGGGGCTGCTCCGGGAACTCCGCCCCGACCTGCGCATCGGTCACTTCTCGCACACGCCGTGGGCCCCGCCGGAGTACTTCCGGATGCTGCCCGACGACATCGCCTGGCAGGTGCTGCGCGGCATGCTGGGCGCGGACCGGCTCGGCTTCCTGACCCGGCGCTGGGCGGACGCGTTCACCGCGTGCTGCGAGCGGTTCGCGGACGGGCTCGGACGGACCGCGATCGGGGTGCACGGGCTGGGCGCCGACGCGGACTTCCTGCGCGGCCGCGCGCACGAGACGGACGTCGAGGAACGGATCGTCGCGCTCCGCGAGGAGATCGGCACGGCCCCCGACGGGACTCCGCGCAAGACCGTCGTCCGGGTCGACCGGACCGAGTTGTCGAAGAACATCGTGCGCGGCCTGCTCGCCTACCGGCAGCTCCTCGACGACCGCCCCGAGTGGCGCGAACGCGTCGTGCACGTCGCCTTCGCCTATCCCTCCCGGCAGGATCTCGCCGTGTACCGCGACTACACGGCCGAGGTGCAACGGGTCGCCGAGGAGATCAACGAGCGGTACGGGACCCCGGGCTGGCGGCCCGTCGTCCTGCACGTCGAGGACGACTTCGCGCGCTCCCTGGCCGCGTACCGGCTGGCCGACGTGGCCCTGGTCAACCCCATCCGGGACGGGATGAACCTGGTCGCCAAGGAGATCCCGATCCTGTCCGACGGGGGCTGCGCGCTGGTGCTGTCCCGGGAGGCGGGCGCGTACGAGGAACTGGGCGAGGACGCCATCGCCGTCAACCCGTACGACGTGGTCGAAACGGCGCGGGCCCTGCACGAAGGACTCACGATGCGCCCGGCGGAGCGGACCGAGCGCGCCAAGCGCCTGACCGAGGCGGCGACCGCGCTGCCGCCGCAGCAGTGGTTCCTGGACCAGCTGAACGCACTGCGGGACGGAATCCGGTGA
- the otsB gene encoding trehalose-phosphatase yields the protein MGSSTDSTDPHATHPDASGTDATDAGASATLPVPATRAGRDGLDALLTRPGKALIALDFDGTLSPIVPDPEQARAHPGAVRALAALAPRVASVAVVTGRPPEVAVRHGGFADVPGLEHLVVLGHYGTERWDAATGDITAPAPHPGVAAVRAELPGLLDRLGAPEGTWTEEKGRAVAVHTRRAADPQAALEALREPLTGLAHRHGLVVEPGRMVLELRPPGMDKGVALAEYAREIGAGSVLYAGDDLGDLPAYAAVDALRSDGVPGVLVCSGSDEVTELRERADVVVDGPEGVVHLLGALARALAPRTD from the coding sequence ATGGGCAGCTCTACGGATTCCACGGACCCGCACGCCACGCACCCCGACGCCTCCGGCACCGACGCCACTGATGCCGGCGCCTCCGCCACCCTGCCGGTGCCCGCCACGCGGGCCGGGCGGGACGGGCTCGACGCGCTGCTCACACGGCCGGGGAAGGCGCTGATCGCCCTCGACTTCGACGGGACGCTCTCACCGATCGTGCCCGACCCCGAGCAGGCGCGCGCCCATCCCGGCGCGGTGCGCGCACTCGCCGCGCTCGCCCCGCGGGTGGCCTCCGTGGCGGTGGTCACCGGCCGGCCTCCCGAGGTCGCGGTGCGGCACGGCGGCTTCGCGGACGTCCCCGGCCTGGAGCACCTGGTCGTCCTCGGCCACTACGGCACCGAGCGCTGGGACGCCGCCACCGGTGACATCACCGCGCCCGCCCCGCACCCCGGGGTCGCCGCCGTCCGCGCGGAACTGCCGGGGCTGCTCGACCGGCTCGGTGCGCCGGAGGGCACCTGGACCGAGGAGAAGGGCCGCGCGGTGGCCGTCCACACCCGCAGGGCCGCCGACCCCCAGGCCGCCCTCGAGGCGCTGCGCGAACCGCTGACCGGCCTGGCACACCGGCACGGGCTGGTCGTCGAGCCCGGCCGCATGGTCCTGGAACTGCGTCCGCCCGGGATGGACAAGGGCGTCGCCCTGGCGGAGTACGCCCGCGAGATCGGCGCCGGGTCCGTCCTCTACGCGGGAGACGACCTGGGTGACCTCCCCGCCTACGCCGCCGTCGACGCACTCCGCTCGGACGGTGTTCCCGGTGTGCTGGTGTGCAGCGGCAGCGACGAGGTCACGGAGCTGCGGGAACGCGCGGACGTGGTGGTCGACGGCCCCGAGGGTGTCGTCCACCTGCTCGGGGCACTGGCACGGGCCCTGGCTCCGCGAACGGACTGA